From a single Schistosoma mansoni strain Puerto Rico chromosome 4, complete genome genomic region:
- a CDS encoding putative zinc finger protein has protein sequence MSSVAASGLIGPNSGLIPSQVMRSNLENSDETFIQRDLTKPQEYESETESDTSTDDDDTSDDDKRLANNPVLKERLKQLDRYATPIKHHAHSPVQMSDKHTLSGLFATNMPVSNHTPHSGPVSIHGKPIGSSEVIDSSSTPPDYHSHQLSVSESPTSCSGPASLNTSVTPNHNLSPPYTISGTNTSIVGPMHQHKTDLSDTYFRLSNTLPPKSNELPPGYKYGLSFNSPDVMHSNDIFTEKIGTNQDCVCKVCHIVCPNRSSLRNHMKKHINHSVKRHQCDHCPYSTQYGRNLIKHIDSTHVVANSQEFRCEGCSRCFSSETLLRDHDCIMAQCNTYRCNECGRVFKTKLRLKYHADVHNPRKPYVCDIEGCDRAFRTPNEETLNLHYRKHTGEKPFSCALCLYNCYDRPSLNEHYQIHHVKDGNIDCDFKDIHHQMPSSCSSQRPPETLGYRGPCTAGDLVTRTSTPVPTLRHRMADILDSCAPQVPGPLDAEISGILDSLDKESDLPDLFGNAGFDTDRSITGKKFIDNSNQSLNSRILPYRQNNQPSCVTTLPSVSSSNVITTESGTNESSLNLVLLNILSELQRAESSGSAEEFEKAKSHVLSVLPTFVIGEKLTAQISEIVDEVNDALVAQPLHVVRAAFHTARPFSREESYMIGLLEQQISSESSLIAPNPPRRRGRRPKLQQQLQPYLQRIFCLESGAAESMASQLVNTSQKDKRTNYYGHYRSLGFRRGRISRSRGRSSKHFQLGMIVPHDESVPRTSHFNHSQYRPSGIDISCGSIARKHQGSGRYHIERISDNIHTNFSNEISSQRNLMDQYNAHSELIDNLKRPNGFHAIHSQLQPEDFNYSTERFRFPQEENLLKLSTKSRSSDGEFDDGENSDILTRRYMHNQNKSDSAYKDHRIRDHLMRESNSESEQNARRHDSHGVKRFLDQETLGEMLEDIGVIVQRIGETAVARKHQNYLDGQPLNLSDFAHREQFSGSINSRPTHNKNRNDAQSTQLPSMVTSTSGSVSTPPSVEESTPGCVSNVEPQVLSPHLSTASLHAPSSLKSSHPYNQSSTPMSDTDNLISGKPSTITLNTSHKSEQMTYNSASNNYHRVAPMWSCESMCCPLTRDDEVNKVEESCPGNDYSSQVGQTRIPQSAGNYSKELNGDINQCFYPKDLSTRVLFFEAGSDSTHHSSTPPTAFTKPDPSDPVFSGSRYDNLVSRPIHLSSKASAMGSLISAAEAVDHLRSLSALGAKYTASVGAPKEGQYQHYQHLRPGDYSYNYTHVHSNGLPRNDPSEHSESTNSYLSRNSALIPTQNAFSANMPSLNNLLYRKFMTSNYLFVKS, from the exons ATGTCAAGTGTTGCGGCTTCTGGTTTAATTGGTCCAAATTCTGGTCTTATCCCTTCACAAGTAATGAGGAGTAATCTTGAAAACTCGGATGAGACTTTCATTCAAAGAGATCTCACAAAACCTCAGGAATACGAATCGGAAACTGAATCAGACACTTCTACAGACGATGATGACACAAGTGATGATGATAAACGATTGGCTAATAATCCAGTTCTTAAAGAGCGCTTAAAACAACTCGATCGGTATGCTACCCCAATCAAACATCATGCTCACTCCCCAGTTCAAATGAGCGATAAACACACCCTCTCTGGTTTATTTGCCACCAACATGCCAGTTTCTAATCATACACCTCACAGTGGTCCTGTTTCTATTCATGGAAAACCCATTGGATCTTCTGAGGTAATAGATAGTAGCTCTACTCCTCCTGATTATCATTCTCACCAACTATCTGTCTCTGAATCACCAACTTCTTGCAGCGGTCCTGCTTCTCTCAATACATCTGTTACCCCCAATCATAATCTTTCTCCACCATATACCATTTCGGGTACAAATACCAGCATTGTTGGACCGATGCATCAACACAAAACAGATTTATCTGATACGTATTTCCGCCTTTCAAATACTTTGCCACCTAAGTCTAACGAATTACCACCTGGATACAAATATGGTCTATCTTTTAACTCACCTGATGTAATGCattcaaatgatatttttaCTGAGAAAATCGGGACTAACCAAGACTGCGTTTGTAAAGTGTGTCATATTGTGTGTCCTAACCGATCTTCTTTACGAAATCATATGAAGAAGCATATAAACCATAGCGTAAAGCGTCATCAATGTGATCACTGTCCGTATTCCACACAGTATGGGAGGAACCTAATCAAACATATAGATTCAACGCATGTTGTTGCTAATTCTCAAGAATTCCGCTGTGAAGGTTGCTCTCGATGCTTTTCAAGTGAGACTCTTCTACGTGATCATGATTGTATCATGGCTCAGTGTAACACTTATCGATGTAATGAATGTGGCCGAGTATTCAAGACGAAATTGCGTTTAAAATATCACGCAGATGTACACAATCCAAGAAAACCTTATGTGTGTGATATTGAAGGTTGTGATCGGGCTTTTCGCACGCCAAA TGAAGAAACACTAAACCTTCATTATCGCAAGCATACTGGTGAAAAACCTTTTAGTTGTGCTCTCtgtttgtataattgttatgacAGACCAAGTTTAAACGAACATTATCAGATACATCATGTCAAGGATGGGAATATTGATTGTGATTTTAAGGATATTCATCACCAAATGCCTTCATCTTGTTCATCACAACGTCCACCGGAGACACTGGGATACAGAGGACCTTGCACTGCCGGAGACTTAGTAACACGTACATCTACACCTGTTCCAACTTTGCGTCATCGAATGGCTGATATTTTAGACTCATGTGCTCCTCAGGTTCCTGGGCCTCTTGATGCAGAGATTAGTGGGATTTTGGATAGCCTTGACAAAGAATCGGATCTACCAGACTTATTTGGTAATGCAGGATTCGACACGGATCGTTCGATCACgggaaaaaaatttattgataacTCAAACCAGAGCCTCAATAGTCGAATTTTACCCTATCGACAAAATAATCAACCGTCATGTGTGACCACATTACCCTCGGTCTCTTCATCTAATGTCATCACAACAGAATCTGGAACTAATGAATCTAGTTTGAACTTGGTTCTGCTTAATATTCTTTCAGAACTTCAACGTGCAGAGTCATCTGGTTCCGCAGAGGAGTTCGAAAAAGCAAAATCACACGTTTTATCTGTACTTCCAACATTCGTGATAGGCGAAAAGCTAACTGCTCAGATTAGTGAAATTGTTGATGAAGTGAATGATGCTCTCGTAGCCCAACCATTGCATGTTGTACGAGCTGCTTTTCATACAGCTCGTCCCTTCTCTCGTGAAGAATCATATATGATTGGATTACTTGAACAGCAAATATCATCTGAGTCCTCTCTAATAGCCCCGAATCCTCCAAGAAGACGTGGCAGACGTCCAAAACTTCAACAGCAACTACAACCTTACCTTCAACGTATATTTTGTCTAGAGTCTGGAGCAGCAGAATCCATGGCATCACAGTTAGTAAACACCTCACAGAAGGATAAGCGAACCAATTATTACGGTCATTATAGAAGCTTAGGGTTTAGAAGAGGTCGGATTTCTCGTAGTCGTGGAAGATCTAGTAAACATTTCCAATTAGGCATGATAGTCCCACATGACGAATCAGTTCCAAGAACTAGCCATTTTAATCACTCTCAGTATCGTCCCTCGGGAATAGATATATCCTGTGGTAGCATTGCAAGGAAACATCAAGGTAGTGGGAGATATCATATTGAACGTATATCTGATAATATCCATACTAACTTCTCCAATGAAATCAGTTCGCAGAGAAATCTTATGGATCAATATAATGCTCATTCTGAACTAATTGATAATTTAAAACGCCCGAATGGCTTTCATGCTATTCACTCACAACTACAGCCGGAAGACTTTAATTATTCAACTGAGAGGTTTCGTTTTCCACAAGAAGAGAATCTCTTAAAACTGAGTACAAAGTCCCGAAGTTCCGATGGTGAATTCGATGATGGTGAAAATAGTGATATTTTAACTCGTAGATATATGCATAATCAAAACAAATCTGATTCAGCTTATAAAGACCATAGAATAAGAGATCATTTGATGAGAGAATCCAATTCTGAAAGTGAACAAAATGCAAGACGCCACGATTCACATGGTGTAAAGAGGTTTCTAGACCAAGAAACACTCGGTGAAATGCTAGAAGATATAGGTGTTATAGTACAGCGAATCGGAGAAACAGCTGTAGCGAGAAAACATCAGAACTACTTAGATGGTCAACCACTTAATCTGTCTGATTTTGCACATAGGGAACAGTTTTCCGGTTCTATCAACTCTCGCCCTACTCATAACAAAAATAGAAATGATGCACAATCTACCCAGCTCCCATCAATGGTAACTTCAACCTCAGGTAGTGTCAGTACTCCTCCGAGTGTCGAAGAAAGTACTCCAGgttgtgtttcaaatgtcgaaCCTCAAGTTCTGTCTCCTCATCTGTCTACAGCATCTTTACACGCTCCATCATCACTAAAGTCGTCTCATCCGTACAATCAATCCAGCACACCAATGTCAGATACTGACAATTTAATTTCAGGCAAACCGTCCACCATCACTTTAAACACTTCTCATAAGTCAGAGCAGATGACATACAATTCAGCTAGTAATAATTACCATCGAGTTGCACCAATGTGGTCCTGTGAGTCTATGTGTTGTCCACTAACTCGAGATGACGAAGTCAATAAAGTGGAAGAATCTTGCCCTGGTAACGATTATTCCTCTCAAGTCGGTCAAACAAGAATTCCTCAGTCTGCAGGAAATTACTCCAAGGAACTAAATGGGGATATAAACCAGTGCTTTTATCCAAAAGATTTAAGTACTAGAGTACTATTTTTCGAAGCCGGTTCTGACTCTACTCATCACTCGTCAACTCCACCAACAGCTTTTACAAAACCTGATCCCAGTGACCCTGTGTTCTCTGGTTCGAGATATGATAATTTAGTAAGTCGTCCTATTCACTTATCTTCCAAAGCTTCAGCAATGGGTTCTTTGATATCAGCAGCTGAGGCAGTTGATCATTTGCGGTCCTTATCTGCTTTAGGAGCTAAGTATACAGCGTCTGTTGGTGCACCGAAGGAGGGTCAGTACCAGCATTATCAGCATTTACGTCCTGGTGATTATTCTTACAACTACACCCATGTTCATTCAAATGGTTTGCCGCGAAATGATCCCTCAGAACATTCTGAATCTACTAATTCATATTTGTCACGTAACTCTGCGCTAATTCCAACTCAGAATGCATTTAGCGCCAATATGCCATCACTGAATAATCTCCTCTATCGTAAGTTCATGACATCTAATTATCTTTTTGTTAAGTCGTAA